One genomic segment of Natranaeroarchaeum aerophilus includes these proteins:
- a CDS encoding GLUG motif-containing protein, whose amino-acid sequence MTVLAVSGLAIGPAAADEAADLDELAGEGTEANPYVITTVEELQAMNQDLEAHYVLGNDIDASETDAWDAGQGFVPIGDRVSGDRSTTLFSGSFDGQGHTVTGLTIERPGSDYVGPFGGSSGTIENVTFEDVDMQGNTNVGGVVGYTTGEVRYVTVTGTVESKEGDIGGIAGRVSEGTVERASVDATVRSGESHAGGVIGTTFSEITEVSSAGTVHSEDAVAGGVVGHHASDAVVTQAYSSADVSAPIGVGGAFGSHDEPSIGVYSTGAVDASEEDPYGFAGFIPNNGAAPSTAYWDVDSSETDVGIGNDDEHATGLRTSEMTGAAAEENMDLDFGEYWTTTDEYPILQWQVEEVDLSVTQSTIGEGESTSATVELTLHDGSTVTASEVADYDTEEAIASVEDGSVEANSIGQTDITATVAGQSDTVSVEVLEPPSIEFVDAELDTETVVEGTTAKVSATYENTGGPGSETVSVAVGDEQASITTFQLDADEETTETITWSADRSGTVSLGDDEELGELQVVEPANVSLQSVELPEEATQDREYEIEPVFETDLDTSVWTTLELRVDGDRVLEDEFEVREDGTVEPIEYVHDEDGTTTHVVEHYDQTETGTVEVLPPADFELEDLEVPETVEQGDTETVGVTVRNVGGGIDDAEIALALDGEEVDTQAVTLDRNEDTTVEFDATFDDAGDVELVVSSPDDEIAQSMTVDGGDEGESTDESDDDDGLPGFTVVAGLVAVLVTLGAVARRE is encoded by the coding sequence TTGACAGTTCTCGCTGTCTCCGGGCTCGCCATCGGTCCGGCAGCAGCCGACGAGGCAGCCGACCTTGACGAGCTGGCCGGCGAAGGAACGGAAGCAAACCCATACGTTATCACCACCGTCGAAGAGCTCCAGGCGATGAACCAAGACCTCGAAGCACACTACGTGCTCGGCAATGATATCGATGCGAGCGAGACTGACGCGTGGGATGCTGGTCAAGGATTCGTTCCTATCGGCGACCGTGTCAGTGGTGACCGGAGTACCACGTTGTTTAGCGGAAGCTTCGACGGACAGGGACATACGGTTACAGGGCTAACCATCGAGCGTCCCGGGTCCGATTATGTTGGTCCCTTTGGTGGTTCTTCTGGAACCATCGAGAACGTGACGTTCGAGGACGTAGATATGCAGGGTAACACAAATGTGGGTGGTGTCGTCGGTTACACGACCGGCGAAGTCCGGTACGTCACTGTCACTGGAACCGTCGAGAGTAAAGAAGGGGACATCGGTGGCATCGCCGGGCGAGTAAGCGAAGGCACTGTCGAACGGGCTTCTGTCGACGCAACTGTGCGTAGTGGTGAGTCACACGCCGGAGGTGTTATCGGAACTACCTTTTCGGAAATAACAGAGGTGTCATCAGCTGGGACCGTCCACAGTGAGGACGCAGTTGCTGGCGGAGTCGTTGGCCACCACGCCTCGGACGCGGTTGTCACACAGGCGTACAGCTCCGCGGATGTCAGTGCACCCATCGGTGTCGGTGGAGCCTTCGGATCACACGACGAACCCTCGATCGGCGTGTACTCGACCGGCGCTGTCGATGCCAGTGAGGAAGATCCCTATGGGTTCGCCGGATTCATCCCTAACAACGGGGCTGCTCCGTCGACCGCCTACTGGGATGTCGATAGTTCGGAGACTGACGTAGGAATCGGCAACGATGACGAGCACGCAACAGGGCTCCGAACGAGCGAGATGACCGGTGCAGCAGCCGAGGAGAACATGGATCTGGACTTCGGCGAGTACTGGACGACCACTGACGAGTACCCGATCCTGCAGTGGCAGGTCGAGGAGGTCGATCTCTCGGTAACACAGTCGACGATCGGTGAAGGCGAATCCACCAGTGCAACCGTCGAATTGACACTACACGACGGATCGACTGTTACCGCCAGCGAAGTTGCAGACTACGACACCGAAGAAGCCATCGCCTCAGTCGAAGACGGCTCTGTCGAAGCGAACTCGATCGGCCAGACTGACATCACCGCAACCGTCGCTGGTCAGTCCGACACAGTGAGTGTCGAAGTGCTCGAACCCCCGAGCATCGAGTTCGTCGACGCTGAATTAGACACCGAAACTGTCGTCGAAGGAACCACCGCGAAGGTTAGCGCCACCTACGAGAATACTGGTGGGCCCGGCTCGGAAACAGTCTCCGTGGCAGTCGGCGACGAGCAGGCAAGCATCACGACGTTCCAACTCGACGCCGACGAGGAAACGACCGAGACGATTACCTGGTCAGCTGATCGATCAGGAACGGTTTCGCTCGGCGACGATGAAGAATTGGGCGAGTTGCAAGTCGTCGAGCCGGCAAACGTCTCACTCCAGTCGGTCGAACTGCCCGAGGAGGCAACGCAAGACCGAGAGTACGAGATCGAACCGGTCTTCGAGACTGATCTCGACACGAGCGTCTGGACCACTCTCGAACTTCGCGTTGACGGCGATCGCGTCCTCGAAGACGAGTTCGAGGTACGGGAGGACGGGACGGTCGAGCCGATCGAGTACGTCCACGACGAGGACGGCACGACCACGCACGTTGTCGAACACTACGACCAGACCGAAACCGGCACCGTCGAGGTGCTGCCACCTGCTGACTTCGAGCTTGAGGACCTAGAAGTTCCCGAGACCGTCGAACAGGGCGACACCGAGACAGTTGGCGTGACAGTTCGCAACGTCGGCGGCGGCATCGACGACGCCGAGATCGCGCTCGCACTTGATGGCGAGGAAGTCGACACGCAGGCTGTGACGCTCGATCGGAACGAGGACACGACTGTTGAGTTCGACGCCACATTCGACGACGCGGGCGATGTGGAGCTCGTGGTCAGTTCACCCGACGACGAGATTGCCCAGTCGATGACAGTCGATGGCGGCGACGAGGGCGAGAGCACGGACGAATCCGACGACGATGACGGCTTGCCTGGCTTTACCGTCGTGGCAGGACTGGTCGCCGTCCTGGTAACCCTCGGAGCTGTGGCTCGTCGGGAGTAA